From one Solanum lycopersicum chromosome 12, SLM_r2.1 genomic stretch:
- the LOC138340202 gene encoding uncharacterized protein: MEVKDGERTITVPKPRQKYDDADRKKIEKGFKAKTLLVCGIGPDEYNRVSACESAKEIWDCLLTAHEGTEQVKESKIDMLTSRYENFKMKEGETIHDMFTKFSSITNELRSLGEPISMTKQVRKVLRILPKSWESKVDAITEAKDLKVLTMDALIGNLKKHEMN; the protein is encoded by the coding sequence ATGGAAGTAAAGGATGGAGAAAGGACCATTACTGTTCCAAAGCCCAGGCAGAAATATGATGATGCTGacaggaaaaagattgaaaagggtttcaaagctaaaactcttctggtctgtgggataggacctgatgagtacAACAGAGTGTCAGCCTGTGAGTCTGCTAAAGAAATTTGGGATTGCTTGTTGACTGCacatgaaggaactgaacaagtcaaagaatccAAGATTGACATGCTCACCTCACGATAtgagaacttcaaaatgaaggaaggagaaactATACATGACATGTTCACCAAGTTTTCTTCTATTACAAATGAGCTGCGAAGTTTGGGTGAACCCATAAGCATGACCAAACAAGTCAGGAAAGTGCTTCGAATTCTTCCAAAGTCTTGGGAGAGCAAAGTTGATGCCATTACTGAAGCTAAAGACTTGAAGGTGCTGACCATGGATGCCTTGATTGGCAATCTTAAAAAACATGAGATGAATTGA